A portion of the Osmerus mordax isolate fOsmMor3 chromosome 22, fOsmMor3.pri, whole genome shotgun sequence genome contains these proteins:
- the kif28 gene encoding kinesin-like protein KIF28P produces the protein MVGKDCVKVAVRVRPFNKRERDAGSVCVVSMASSSVTLQDPCGGPSRCFSFDHVYWSHSGFSREGGRYLAQEPGGRYADQACVFQDLGEGVLQSALQGYNATLLAYGQTGSGKSSTMLGHGPNPGLVPTLCHRLFHSLTQHQDSLQSQVFFSMLEIYNEQVVDLLCRGARAPGGLRVREEQHRGFYVEGLRRVPCDSAVQVEQLMEQGTRARTTATTHTNANSSRSHMLITLQLKQIFSRESITKQSFISLVDLAGSERQRGSGSEADRLKEGTAINLSLTTLGNVISALADVALGRRGVHVPYRDSVLTKLLQAALGGNSRTFMIATLSPADICYEESLSTLRYADRAKRIQNRAVVNESPTERLVKELKVENARLTQRLSRQEGKRTEEESKELRRLLRQNELQIRAIQTLWEQNLQEALRDWEQQYASITQERRMMQVHPYILNINEDAQLSGVVKLFILEGDWDIGLSDSSPRCISIRGLGIQQHHAVFSNSQHRVSVTPLPGSKLIINGNSISQKAELQHLDRLILGSNSTFLFIGYPSERGEEDWSRYDYDYFQSELAAAEGIHLHSQGEPSGVSGQTDPSLLAVFYDYIKLMPMLAEANQMSQELHKEVEFKLEIKNLALSDARGHDLEKDIAVRVTSLKNRQVWLWSKSKFVNRKYLMEELYQQHQAEGGGAVGPVPRERDPFWDPVEPLLLGKAHLWLQSLAFRIALDEQLEVLGSEGTEEAIVQAQLIPCSPTGLSLSEEDILIDPSELLGRRLDFQLVLDQCCGLRWLRQARDRGVQIGFQMFDCVQLFTPAVWHNVNPLLDQRIHFTSLQTSPALLEYLQTSALVLELWGLQEGCVELAWCLEGVGTTPEGSFIIDQASDTPAVCTVDSLQRDLEALRKDNSSLRDQLSMAKHGCECVRGQAERSQAERSQAERSQAERSQAERSQAERSQAERSQAERSSQRSSCEVELGRSLKVFYHSMTSVRALLQGLRRHRPSEDAGLQALRLYVCEQAAQLKVFSEELEQSVAALKQDVAAIVRRKRERSGTWS, from the exons ATGGTCGGTAAGGACTGTGTTAAAGTAGCGGTCCGAGTCCGTCCCTTCAACAAG CGGGAACGTGACGCGggaagcgtgtgtgtggtctccaTGGCATCCAGCAGTGTgaccctccaggacccctgcGGGGGCCCCAGCCGCTGCTTCAGCTTCGACCACGTCTACTGGTCACACAGCGGCTTCTCTAGGGAGGGGGGCCGCTACCTGGCCCAGGAACCTGGGGGCCGCTATGCtgaccag gcatgtgtgttccaggacctgggggagggggtgcttcAGAGCGCCCTGCAGGGCTACAACGCCACGCTGCTGGCCTACGGCCAGACGGGCTCTGGGAAGAGCTCCACCATGCTGGGCCACGGACCCAACCCTGGCCTGGTCCCCACACTCTGCCACAGGCTGTTCCACTCCCTCACTCAACACCAGGACAGCCTGCagagccag GTGTTTTTCAGCATGTTGGAGATCTACAACGAGCAG gTGGTGGACCTGCTGTGCCGGGGTGCCCGGGCCCCAGGGGGcctgagggtgagggaggagcagcACCGGGGATTCTATGTGGAGGGGCTCCGCAGGGTTCCCTGCGACAGCGCAGTGCAG GTGGAGCAGCTGATGGAGCAGGGAACACGTGCGCGCACCacggccaccacacacaccaacgccaACAGCAGCCGCTCACACATGCTTATCACCCTCCAGCTCAAAcag ATCTTCTCTAGGGAGAGCATCACCAAGCAGTCCTTCATCAGCCTGGTGGACCTGGCTGgcagtgagaggcagagaggctctGGTTCCGAGGCAGACCGCCTCAAGGAGGGCACCGCCATCAACCTCAGCCTCACCACCCTGGGCAACGTCATCAG tgccCTGGCAGACGTGGCGCTGGGCAGGAGGGGGGTCCATGTCCCCTACAGAGACTCTGTCCTCACCAAGCTGCTGCAGGCTGCCCTGGGGGGCAACAGCCGCACCTTCATG ATTGCCACGCTGAGCCCAGCTGATATCTGCTACGAGGAGTCTCTCTCCACGCTGCGCTACGCCGACAG GGCCAAGCGTATCCAGAACCGGGCGGTGGTGAACGAGAGCCCCACTGAGAGGctggtgaaggagctgaaggtGGAGAACGCCCGGCTGACACAGAGACTGAGCCGGCAGGAGGGCAAGAGGACcgaggaggagagca aggaGCTGCGTCGCCTGCTCAGACAGAACGAGCTGCAGATCAGAGCGATCCAGACGCTCTGGGAGCAGAACCTGCAGGAGGCCCTGAGGGACTGGGAGCAGCAGTATGCCAGCatcacccag GAGCGGAGGATGATGCAGGTTCATCCCTACATCCTCAACATCAACGAGGACGCCCAGCTGTCTGGGGTGGTCAAGCTCTTCATCCTGGAGG gtGATTGGGACATAGGACTGTCAGACTCCTCCCCCAGGTGCATCTCCATCAGAGGCCTGGG GATCCAGCAACATCACGCCGTGTTCAGTAACTCCCAGCACCGTGTGTCTGTGACCCCGCTGCCAGGGTCAAAGCTCATCATCAACGGAAACTCTATCTCCCAGAAAGCTGAGCTGCAGCATCTT GACCGTCTCATCCTGGGTTCCAACAGCACCTTCCTCTTCATTGGCTACCCCTCGGAAAGGGGCGAGGAAGACTGGAGTCGCTATGACTACGACTACTTCCAATCAGAGCTGGCGGCTGCTGAGGGAATCCACCTCCACtctcagg gagagccCAGTGGTGTCTCAGGTCAGACAGACCCCAGTCTCCTGGCTGTCTTCTATGACTATATCAAACTGATGCCCATGCTGGCCGAGGCTAACCAGATGAGCCAGGAACTCCACAag GAGGTGGAGTTTAAGCTGGAGATCAAGAATCTGGCGCTGTCAGATGCCAGAGGTCATGACCTTGAGAAGGACATCGCTGTCAGGGTCACGTCCCTCAAGAACAGACAG GTTTGGCTGTGGTCCAAGAGTAAATTTGTGAACCGTAAGTACCTGatggaggagctgtaccagcagCACCAGGCTGAGGGCGGGGGAGCGGTGGGGCCCGTGCCCAGGGAGAGGGACCCTTTCTGGGACCCTGTGGAGCCTCTGCTCCTGGGGAAGGCCCACCTCTGGCTCCAGTCTCTGGCCTTCCGCATCGCCCTGGATGAACAGCTGGag gtgctgGGGTCAGAGGGCACAGAGGAAGCTATCGTGCAGGCCCAGCTCATCCCCTGCAGCCCCACAGGATT gtccCTGTCAGAAGAGGACATCCTCATCGACCCCTCAGAGCTGCTGGGTCGCCGTCTGGACTTCCAGCTGGTTCTGGACCAATGCTGCGGCCTGCGCTGGCTCCGCCAGGCCAGGGACAGGGGGGTCCAGATTGG GTTCCAGATGTTTGACTGTGTGCAGCTGTTCACGCCAGCCGTGTGGCACAACGTCAACCCCCTGCTGGACCAGAGGATCCACTTCACCTCCCTGCAGacctcccctgccctgctggaGTACCTGCAGACCAGCGCCCTGGTGCTGGAGCTTTGGGGCCTGCAGG aggggtgtgtggagctggCGTGGTgtctggagggggtggggacgaCTCCAGAAGGAAGCTTCATCATCGACCAGGCCTCTGACACACCTGCTGTCTGC actgtggACTCTCTGCAGCGGGACCTGGAGGCCCTGAGGAAGGACAACAGCTCCCTCAGAGACCAGCTCAGCATGGCCAAGCATG ggtgtgagtgtgtgcgtggccAGGCTGAGAGGAGCCAGGCTGAGAGGAGCCAGGCTGAGAGGAGCCAGGCTGAGAGGAGCCAGGCTGAGAGGAGCCAGGCTGAGAGGAGCCAGGCTGAGAGGAGCCAGGCTGAGAGGAGCAGCCAGCGCTCCAGCTGTGAGGTGGAGCTGGGCCGCTCCCTGAAGGTCTTCTACCACAGCATGACCTCCGTCAGGGCTCTGCTGCAGGGGCTGCGTAGGCACCGACCCAGT GAGGATGCTGGCCTGCAGGCTCtcaggctgtatgtgtgtgagcaggctGCTCAGCTGAAGGTGTTCTCTgaggagctggagcagagcGTGGCGGCACTCAAACAGGACGTCGCCGCCATCGTCCGTCGCAAGCGAGAACGCTCTGGAACCTGGTCTTGA
- the ahctf1 gene encoding LOW QUALITY PROTEIN: protein ELYS (The sequence of the model RefSeq protein was modified relative to this genomic sequence to represent the inferred CDS: deleted 1 base in 1 codon) — MGDLAAQTTSGLKPFPRVTVEVLGEDEITLDSVLRGKFTVGRSGLAWLACGPHLEVVHAVTGERRSAYCFSGGGEHPPSVLAARDFSWLKRSGLLVGLAVAEGSLLCLYDLGIARVVKAVVVPGRITAIEPLVSYGGAGAGTQHLHQSLRWFFGVVAVVTDLGHILLVDLCLDDLSCSQSELEASDLEVVTLSPSEVPRLREVETRQGRHLCVQLSSSGPGASALQYLPRTNQLAVGSTDGTLQLWNMKTLKREYHSQLEGGRVPVHAFTFQEPENDPRNCCYLWAVQSSQEHEGDVLSLHLLQLAFSDRKCLSSGRILYEGLEYCEERYSQALAGAPWPGRGSSYRLLSCQTIEKIHHPNPDRDDSVNEVTSPDTSVSVFSWQVKPFGQGNPSTYICVFDINRWYHAQMPDSLRAGESLRSCAYQAVWCVEGVGEAWWSCPLLDVQVNERSLSRGLPPSCPAPDALFCPTAYNFEASCLLSVGLVHLSCSGYQKETLSFLKKVSLVSSEVISSCYSRCLLSGLVSSRLAALQPSSLSQEEQLDAVLSTAVETSSLSLITGCIRQWTTEDAPGCVVSLRYILEWTWNKVVHTKQDLDTSCAPLFDSSSNFTDPQILQHLQHSQRLLGNLSIILRCLLKEAQTLTHTGRQGLLNKSMVSALISQYAKVLLWFCRTGLLPEGSDEDSVPISRPLYRYSAIRGYYTLRREELQGLRRGKGSDGLMIDGLVGQCGERVADLWRRDKGGTGLYPPPTLHALLDVYLLEDVEETAKHALVIYLLLDVMYTFPSKSAACVESFPTAFSLPVRLVKLVQGLWLLDHHDYQNSLELLLHPSSLPAPWDWHHGWVLQALLCQGQAVLALRYLQATRPLLAAPQHAPLCIAVLLHNRCVVEALALVRQQGVCERVEELLCAVFLGCQDLGLMTLLLRLPLRLREQECLETFLQSGGGLQNRELLLVHYLQQSNYTAALQLNHSLRTNMVSERDSRVKERSSTRNSILDMYGKVLPRAQRRLAMERSRPYQHPSTLLTHVSRPQPLSSVPRRLASEKVLTRAGFISDVLTKIGEVWVGKEPLPPTSPLRSPTTIGLQSPSPLLPPDRPDPFLGTPITMAARRKSRLLDVVVPPFSSAPLLTPPKRSWGPPRSATKAPELSLLQTPQVVKRARALAASGPVFSSFTPQSILRSSLRPTPVASPSASPARSLTPPPRPKESRITFIEEAQLPHPDSNCWRNGVATERELERLESESGSSIQEVAVDTVLSGLLRTPLPGRLSLGLDMSVASVQSADTTLEFHDALPPEDLEGEGLLQDDIQEVTKQEVMQGSQRDTEAQEVLPLQEEGPAAAKQQSVLPSLEQEQADGQEVESVGQEVTAERLPEEEVKMEVRLEQEDQVVEKEEEPITQQEVEQPPDLEVVEGPKGHQEVCEVVSGEEPVEETTEQEEENIEEVEEEDQKEEVVVLEEKVVVEEDEKVEDQEDEKVDEEDMQKVVVEEDEKVEDQEDEKVVVVEEDIQKEEKVVVKEEVVEQQEKVVEEEDQEEEDIQKDQKEEVVEQQEKVEEEDMQQEQTSPPEDLMETSGLSDFVERHLFGDDLSLTRSGIHEDSWTSINSDPASGEGEEPVPEPPQALTTQTSVSSGHTGTDSQSVVSLNDSEDLSSPSSEEEEEEEEEEEGGSDAPEEEEEEEDDSGSEVEIIEEVAGNWGPNSRLFRERPAPRYPPDLSEQDAAVLSLVTSEAGLKQQEEEVFIVRLGTGGAEEERGSACYTQLKSSSTLLVPLELVEDPGQALIHQAQTVLTTLVHGVEPEAPTPGAQGFSLMLEDEDEDVDPDADTLPLETGVEPSHAAEAVAQPEVLFLGTEEIEKPLEGQETDMVTLERMEDVCEEAEAVVETEAVREAGIEGEVDKEGVGEAEVEREAGIEGEAEGVGEAEVEREAVREAGIEGEVEGVGEEAATAAMEADGIEAVVTVDAVVNVGVGRTEAATETNPNVYSEAAEANVYSEAAEANVYSEAAEANVYSEAAEASQTRPASEAASGLCEHTEPPPPPPTPAAPEEEKPMQEEMTSCGEMNFTEAELQSDLLSSGPAETSPDPSLGPSPDPSLGPSPDPSLGLSPDPSLGLSPDPSLGLSPEPAEVKQDPELVQTAVGGEPQEHREVESAQVESAQVEAGVKSLPDETTLAPSTPARTRASVTSRNTPLAPPSTRRRGRPPATPRPPASTLPPAPPGVEADSCTPTPAKRRAPHKTSPRRPAAPGKPGEEGSRRGRSLFSLLHAAPGKPGRGPPQPPGQTRGAQLVTPPPRRTTRGRRVGPPRTAEAPPPSEAPPPSQAPPSSRTRRATRDQSEAGCEADGKTVPRGSRKRLTKSRAASPPPAVADVMSPLPSPAPPLPKAPRTAEEAPPLRMNLRYKRILDSILPKPVTRRRKL, encoded by the exons ATGGGGGATCTGGCTGCCCAGACCACCAGTGGCCTGAAGCCGTTTCCCAGGGTGACGGTGGAGGTGCTGGGAGAGGATGAGATCACCCTGGACTCTGTGCTACGTGGGAAGTTCACTGTTG GTCgcagtgggctggcctggctgGCCTGTGGCCCCCACCTGGAGGTGGTCCACGCCGTAACGGGGGAGCGGCGGTCAGCCTACTGCttcagtgggggtggggagcaCCCCCCCTCTGTGCTGGCTGCCAGGGACTTCAGCTGGCTGAAGAGGTCGGGTCTCCTGGTGGGGCTGGCGGTCGCGGAGGGAAGCCTGCTGTGCCTCTACGACTTGGGCATTGCACGCGTGGTGAAGGCTGTGGTTGTACCAGGCAGG ATCACAGCCATCGAGCCCCTGGTGAGCTACGGGGGTGCCGGTGCAGGCACGCAGCACCTGCACCAGAGCCTGCGCTGGTTCTTTGGCGTGGTTGCCGTGGTTACAGACCTGGGCCACATCCTATTGGTCGACCTGTGTCTGGACGACCTGTCCTGTAGTCAGAGTGAGCTGGAGGCTTCAG acctggAGGTGGTGACCCTGTCCCCCTCTGAGGTCCCCCggctgagggaggtggagaccAGGCAGGGGAGGCACCTGTGTGTGCAGCTCAGCTCATCGGGGCCTGGGGCCTCGGCCCTGCAGTACCTCCCCCGCACCAACCAGCTGGCTGTGGGCTCCACCGATGGAACCCTGCAGCTCTGGAACATGAAGACCCTCAAGAGGGA GTACCATTCCcagctggaggggggcagggtgccTGTTCATGCCTTCACCTTCCAAGAGCCTGAAAATGACCCCAGGAACTGCTGCTACCTGTGGGCTGTCCAGTCATCCCAGGAGCA tgagGGAGATGTGTTgagcctccacctgctccagctGGCCTTCAGTGACAGGAAGTGTCTGTCATCCGGCAGGATACTGTATGAG gggcTGGAGTACTGTGAGGAGCGCTACAGCCAGGCCCTGGCCGGGGCCCCCTGGCCTGGCAGGGGCAGCAGCTATCGCCTGCTCAGCTGCCAGACCATCGAGAAGATTCACCACCCCAACCCAGACAGGGACGACAGCGTCAACGAAG TGACGTCTCCAGACACCAGTGTGTCGGTGTTCAGCTGGCAGGTGAAGCCCTTTGGACAGGGAAACCCTTCCACCTACATCTGTGTGTTCGACATCAACCGCTGGTACCATGCCCAGATGCCTGACTCcctcag AGCGGGGGAGTCCCTGCGGAGCTGTGCGTACCAGGcggtgtggtgtgtggagggtgtgggggaggcctGGTGgtcctgccccctgctggacgtGCAGGTGAATGAGCGCTCCCTCAGCAGgggcctgcccccctcctgccccgccCCCGACGCCCTCTTCTGCCCCACCGCATACAACTTCG AGGCCAGCTGTCTTCTCAGCGTCGGCTTGGTCCACCTCAGCTGCTCCGGGTACCAGAAGGAG accctGAGCTTCCTGAAGAaggtgtctctggtgtccagtgAGGTGATATCTTCCTGCTACTCTCGCTGCCTCTTGTCTGGTCTAGTGTCCTCACGCCtggcagccctccagccctccagcctgtctcag gaggagcAGTTAGATGCGGTGCTGAGCACAGCGGTGGAGACCAGCTCTCTCAGCCTCATCACAGGCTGCATCAGGCAGTGGACCACCgagg ATGCTCCAGGCTGTGTTGTGTCTCTACGCTACATCCTGGAGTGGACCTGGAACAAGGTGGTCCACACCAAGCAGGACCTGGACACCTCCT gtgctcCTCTTTTCGACAGCTCCTCCAACTTCACAGACCCCCAGATCCTGCAGCATCTCCAGCACAGCCAGAGGTTGCTGGGCAACCTCAGCATCATCCTCCGCTGCCTGCTGAAGGAGGCccagacgctcacacacacag GGCGGCAGGGCCTGCTGAATAAGAGCATGGTGTCTGCTCTCATCTCCCAGTACGCCAAGGTGCTGCTCTGGTTCTGCAGGACCGGACTCCTGCCCGAGGGCTCCG atgaGGACTCTGTTCCGATCTCCAGGCCCCTCTACAGGTACTCTGCAATCAGGGGCTACTACACCCTCCGCAGGGAGGAGCTCCAGGGCCTCCGCAG GGGGAAAGGCTCTGACGGCCTGATGATTGACGGGCTGGTGGGCCAGTGTGGCGAGCGCGTGGCCGACCTGTGGAGGCGGGACAAGGGCGGGACTGGACTGTACCCGCCCCCAACCCTGCAT GCGCTGCTGGACGTGTACCTGCTGGAGGATGTTGAGGAGACGGCTAAACATGCCCTG GTCATCTACCTGCTGCTGGATGTCATGTACACTTTCCCCAGTAAGAGTGCAGCATGTGTGGAGTCCTTCCCCACcgccttctccctccctgtcagACTGGTGAAGCTGGTGCAGGGCCTCTGGCTGCTGGACCACCACgactaccag AACTCCCTGGAGCTGCTCCTCCACCCGTCCTCCCTGCCGGCCCCGTGGGACTGGCACCACGGCTGGGTGCTGCAGGCCCTGCTCTGCCAGGGCCAGGCGGTGCTGGCTCTGCGCTACCTGCAAGCCACACGCCCCCTGCTGGCCGCGCCACAGCACGCCCCACTCTGCATCGCCGTGCTGCTGCACAacag GTGTGTGGTGGAGGCGCTGGCCCTGGTGaggcagcagggtgtgtgtgagagggtggaggagctgctgtgtgctgtgttcctGGGCTGTCAGGACCTGGGTCTAATGACCCTGCTACTACGCCTGCCGCTACGCCTCCGGGAGCAG gaATGTCTGGAGACCTTCCTGCAGAGTGGGGGGGGGCTCCAGAACAGAGAGCTGCTCCTGGTTCACTACCTCCAGCAGTCCAACTATACTGCTGCTCTACAGCTCAACCACAGCCTCAGGACCAACATGGTG agcgagagagattccAGAGTGAAGGAGCGCTCCAGCACCAGGAATTCCATCCTGGATATGTACGGCAAGGTCCTGCCCCGGGCCCAGCGCAGGCTGGCCATGGAGAGAAGCAGGCCCTAccagcacccctccacactcctcacacatg tctctcgaccacagcctctctccagtgTCCCCAGGCGCTTGGCCAGTGAGAAGGTTCTGACGAGGGCAGGGTTCATCAGTGACGTGCTGACCAAGATCGGAGAGGTGTGGGTGGGCaaggagcccctcccccccacttcccCCCTCAGAag CCCAACCACAATCGGGCTccagtctccctcccccctgctgccccctgaCCGCCCAGACCCCTTCCTGGGCACTCCCATCACCATGGCAGCAAGGAGGAAGTCCAG gCTCCTGGATGTGGTAGTGCCCCCCTTCTCCTCGGCCCCCCTGCTCACCCCCCCCAAGAGGAGCTGGGGCCCTCCTAGGAGTGCCACCAAGGCCCCCGAACTCTCCCTGCTGCAGACCCCACAGGTGGTCAAG CGAGCGCGGGCGCTGGCTGCGTCGGGTCCTGTGTTTTCTTCCTTCACCCCCCAGTCCATCCTCCGCTCCAGCCTGCGCCCCACCCCCGTggcctccccctccgcctcccccgcccgctccctcacccccccgccACGCCCCAAGGAGAGCCGCATCACCTTCATAGAGGAGGCCCAGCTCCCCCACCCAGACTCCAACTGCTGGAGAAACGGG GTGGCAACAGAGAGGGAGTTGGAGCGCCTTGAGTCAGAGAGCGGATCCTCAATCCAGGAGGTTGCCGTGGACACGGTGTTGTCGGGGCTCTTGCGAACACCGTTGCCAGGGAGACTCAGCTTGGGCCTAGACATGAGTGTGGCGTCCGTCCAATCAGCCGACACCACCTTGGAGTTCCACGACGCCCTCCCCCCCGAggacctggagggggagggacttcTACAGGACGACATCCAGGAAgtgaccaaacaggaagtgatgcaagGATCCCAGAGGGACACAGAGGCACAGGAAGTGCTGCCCCTCCAGGAAGAAGGGCCCGCAGCAGCCAAACAGCAAAGCGTTCTCCCATCTTTGGAACAGGAGCAGGCTGATGGGCAGGAAGTTGAGTCggtgggacaggaagtgacagcagAGCGGCTTCCTGAAGAGGAAGTGAAGATGGAGGTTCGCTTAGAACAGGAAGACCAAGTggtagaaaaggaggaggagcccATTACCCAACAGGAAGTAGAACAGCCTCCTGACCTGGAAGTGGTCGAGGGGCCTAAAGGTCACCAGGAAGTGTGTGAGGTGGTCAGCGGTGAGGAACCAGTGGAGGAGaccacagagcaggaggaggagaatatagaggaggtggaggaggaggaccagaaGGAGGAGGTTGTGGtgttggaggagaaggtggtggtggaggaggatgagaaagtGGAGGACCAAGAGGATGAGAaggtggatgaggaggacatgcagaaggtggtggtggaggaggatgagaaggtggaggaccaagaggatgagaag gtggtggtggtggaagaggacatacagaaggaggagaaggtggtggtgaaggaggaggttgtggagcagcaggagaaggtggtggaggaggaggaccaggaggaagaggacatacagaagga ccaGAAGGAGGAGGTTGTGGAGCagcaggagaaggtggaggaggaggacatgcaGCAGGAGCAGACGTCTCCTCCAGAGGATCTGATGGAGACCTCAG gtctTTCAGACTTTGTGGAGCGTCATCTGTTTGGTGATGACTTGTCTCTCACCCGCTCTGGCATCCACGAGGACAGCTGGACCTCCATCAACAG TGACCCTGCGTCCGGTGAGGGAGAGGAACCGGTGCCCGAGCCTCCCCAGGCCCTGACCACCCAGACATCCGTCTCCTCGGGCCACACGGGGACAGACTCCCAGT CTGTGGTCAGTCTGAACGACAGTGAGGACCTCTCCAGCCCTtcctctgaggaggaggaggaggaggaggaggaagaggagggggggtcggACGCTccggaagaagaggaagaggaggaggatgattcTGGCAGCGAAGTGGAGATCATTGAGGAGGTGGCGGGAAACTGGGGTCCAAACTCCAGGCTGTTCAGGGAACGACCTGCCCCTCGTTACCCTCCTGACCTATCAGAGCAGGATGCCGCTGTGCTCTCATTGGTCACATCCGAGGCAGGCCTAAAA cagcaggaggaggaggttttCATCGTGAGGCTGGGCacaggaggagctgaggaggagagagggtccgCCTGCTACACCCAGCTGaagtcctcctccaccctcctggtgcccctggagctggtggaggatCCGGGGCAGGCCCTGATCCACCAGGCCCAGACAGTGCTCACCACCCTGGTTCATGGGGTCGAGCCAGAGGCACCCACCCCCGGAGCTCAGGGCTTCTCCCTGATgcttgaggatgaggatgaggatgtggaCCCGGATGCAGACACGCTACCCCTGGAGACCGGTGTGGAGCCCAGCCACGCGGCAGAGGCTGTGGCCCAGCCTGAAGTCCTATTCCTTGGCACGGAGGAGATCGAGAAGCCCCTGGAGGGTCAAGAGACAGACATGGTCACCCTGGAGAGGATGGAAGATGTCTGTGAAGAAGCAGAGGCAGTGGTGGAGacggaggcagtgagagaggcagggatagaaggagag gtagataaagagggagtgggtgaggcagaggtggagagagaggcagggatagagggagaagcagagggagtgggtgaggcagaggtggagagagaggcagtgagagaggcagggatagagggagaggtagagggagtgggagaggaggcagcCACTGCTGCAATGGAGGCAGATGGAATCGAGGCTGTGGTTACCGTGGATGCAGTTGTGAATGTGGGTGTGGGACGGACTGAGGCTGCGACAGAAACAAACCCCAACGTGTACTCTGAGGCAGCAGAGGCCAACGTGTACTCTGAGGCAGCAGAGGCCAACGTGTACTCTGAGGCAGCAGAGGCCAACGTGTACTCTGAGGCAGCAGAGGCCTCACAGACCAGGCCAGCTTCTGAGGCTGCCTCTGGCCTGTGTGAGCATacagaacccccccctccccctcctactccTGCAGCTCCGGAGGAGGAGAAGCCCATGCAGGAGGAAATGACCTCATGTGGAGAGATGAACTTCACTGAAGCTGAGCTCCAGTCAGACCTCCTGTCCTCTGgcccagcagagaccagccccgaccccagcctcggtcccagccctgaccccagcctcggtcccagccctgaccccagcctcggtctcagccctgaccccagcctcggtctcagccctgaccccagcctcgGTCTCAGCCCTGAACCTGCGGAGGTCAAGCAGGACCCAGAACTGGTCCAGACAGCCGTTGGTGGAGAGCCTCAGgagcacagagaggtggagagcgcCCAGGTGGAGAGCGCCCAG gtggaggctggggtgaagTCCCTCCCAGATGAAACCACCCTGGCTCCCTCCACACCTGCACGCACCAGGGCCTCCGTGACGAGCAGAAAcaccccccttgccccccccagCACACGCAGGAGGGGCCGCCCCCCTGCTacgccccgccccccagcctcgaccctcccccctgcccctccagggGTGGAGGCCGACAGCTGCACCCCCACCCCGGCTAAACGCCGCGCCCCTCACAAGACCTCCCCCAGG CGACCCGCAGCACCAGGAaaaccaggggaggaggggagcaggagggggaggagtctgttctCCCTGCTCCACGCAGCACCAGGAAAACCAGGGCGGGGTCCCCCACAGCCCCCGGGTCAGACCAGGGGAGCCCAGctagtgacccccccccctcggagGACTACCAGAg gaaggagagtaGGGCCTCCAAGGACGGctgaggctcctcccccctctgaggctcctcccccctctcaggctcctccctcctcacgtaCCAGACGAGCCACTCGG GATCAGAGCGAGGCAGGATGCGAGGCTGACGGCAAGACTGTTCCCAGGGGCAGCAGGAAGAGACTCACCAA gagcagagcagcttctcctcctccagctgtagCTGATGTCATGtcccccctgcccagcccagccccgcccctccccaaaGCCCCGCGGACAGCAGaggaggccccgcccctccgTATGAACCTCCGCTACAAACGCATCCTGGACTCCATCCTGCCCAAGCCAGTCACACGCAGGAGGAAGCTATGA